Within Candidatus Hydrogenedentota bacterium, the genomic segment TCGGCAAAGGAATACGACCTGCAAACGTTCCGGCATGTCCATTACCAGCAAGGCGACATGCGGGTGGGATGGCTTGAGGCGTTCCCCGATTACCGCACGCAGGGGGCATCCCTGGAAGAACTCGAATAGAGTCTGCGGGATATTCGTGAAGAACGGGAAAGCGGCACAATCCCTTGCGTGCGCCGGACCGGCGAGTTGGTCATCCCGTGAAGCGAACGGACCTGCTCAAAGGACTGGGCGCCATGCGCCGCGTTCTCCTGCGTCACGGCTAGCGCCACGACTGGTATCACAATCCGGAGACCATGGTGTCGCAGCCGGACCCCGCCATGCAGAAATCAAGGATACGCTGGCCAGGCACATTCTGAAGATGCTCCGTCCGGAACAGTGACAGCCCGGGAGGGAAGGACGCTCACGCGGGCCGGATTTTGCGTTTCTCCTTGTCGAAGACCACGCGGCGGCCGAGGACATACGCCAGGTCGCCGAGCAGGACTGCAATTCCGTGCCGGTAGCCGTATTCCATGTTCGCACGAGGCAGGCCGCCGTCGCGGATGCAGTCGAACCAGTTCGTCACGTGCGCTTGTCCGGGGTAGGGCGGATCGAAGTCGAGCAGCTTCTGCTCCGGGATCGATTCGTCGACGCCTTCGCTCGAATATACGATATTGCCGAGGTCGTGCCCGAAGCGGCCGCGCACCATGCCCTTCTCGAACATGAGCACGGTGGACTCGCTGTCGAGGGTGCTGCCGAAATGGCTGACGAACTGCGCGTGGAAGCCTTCTTCGTATTCGAGCACGACGGTGACCTGGTCCGGCGCGTCGCAGCGTGGGTCGTTCCCGTGCGCGTAGCGGCCGCCGAAGGCGGTCGCGGCGACGGGGCAGCCACAGCCCGTAACGAAGTGGAACGTGTTGATGAAATGGCTCATCCAGCCGCCGATGGCCCCGCTTGAAAAGTCGTGGTAACCCATCCAGCACGCATGCTGGTGCGCGTCGAAGGGACGGCGCTTGCGGTTGTACAGGAACGCTTTCCAGTCCGTGTCTTCCGCGGTCTCCGGGCCTTGGTAGTGCACCCAGAACGGGACTTGAAGCGATTCGTTGGATTCCGCGCGGAACAGCCGGCCCAGCGTGCCCGCGGCGATGAATTCCTTGACCGCGCGCGCCGCGGGACACGACATGCCCTGCGTGCCATGCTGCACGGCCCGTTTCGAGTCCGTCACGACGTCGTAGCACTCGTTGAGTTCTTTGAGGTCCGATGCAACGGGCGCGATCGGCTTTTCGACATAGACGTGCTTGCCCGCCCGCACCGCGTCGATGGTCTGGCGGCAATGCTGGTGGTCAGGCGTGGCGATAATGACCGCGTCCACATCCGGGTCATCCAGCAGTTCGCGGTAATCGGCATACATCCTCGGTTTCAGGCCGTAGAGCCCCGCTGCTTCATCGGGATAGGTCTCCTGCCGCAGTCTCCAGATATCGGCGGCCGCCACGAGCGCCGTATTCGCGTTCGCGGGCTGCACCATGTTCTGCAGAATCCAGCGTCCGCGTCCCCCGCAGCCGATGAGGCCGAGGTTGATGCGGTCATTTGCGCCGATGGCGCGCGCGGCGCTGGCCGCTGTCATCTGCGGAAGCGCGAGGGCGGCGCCTGCGGCCGCCGATGCGCGGATGAAGCCGCGCCGGGAAATGGTGTCTTCTCTCATTATCCGAAATCCTTCCGGTGCAACAGCCGATTGGGATGTCTTCTCTGGAACGAGCGGCGCCGACGCCGCCTCCACTATCAGAGCGTAAACTGCGGAATCTTGAGCAGTTCTCCGTCTTTCTGGGCGGATTCGTGGGCGACGATGCCGCAGACGGTGAGTTTGAGCGCAGCGACGATATCGACCAGCGGCTTGCGTTCTTCTATGATCGAATGGATGAACTCGTTGCCGAGATAGCCGTGCGAGCCGCCGTGGCCGCCGGGGTCGACGCCGGGCGGCAGCGGCGGCTTGGCCAATTGGAGGTTCGAGATATCGGCGAGCCCGTCATAATTCATGCCGATCATCGAGCCCTTCTGGCCGCGCACGCGGCCCGTTTCGCCGCCGTGGCCCGCGGTGTCCTTGCTCATGAGCATGCGCGACATGCCGCCTTCCGTCGTGCGCAGCAGGGCGATTTCCGTGCCGAAGACGTTGCCGTAGGCGTTCCCGCCCGATTGCAGCCATTCGAGTTCGCTCGGCATGCCCAGGCACGACACCTCGGTGAAACCGCCGCCGCTGACGCACGTGTGATAGGCCGTCGAGTGCGTCGGATACCACAGCGGCGGGCAGCCGATGCGCCAGCCTTTGTACGAGTCAATAGGCGTGGCGAGGTAGTGGTAATACTCGCCTTCGGAATAGACAATCGTGCCGAAGCCGCCCGCGTTGTAGATTTCGCGCATGGCGTAGCAATCGTCATGGTAGGCGCTCGTCTCGAACATCATGTAGTTGAGCCCCGACGCCTTGACCGCATCGAGCAGCTTGCCCGCGTCTTCGACCGAGCCCCAGACCGCGGGCACCGCCGTGGCCACATGCTTGCCGTGCGCGAGCACGTCGATGCAGTGCCGGCAATGGCTGGGCGCGTCCGTCGCGACGAATACCGCCTCGATATTCGGGTCTTTCACGAGTTCTTCGAGCGAGGGGTAGGTCTTGTCGCAGCGGCAGACTCGGGCCAGTTCCGCGCAGCGGTCGGGGAACAGGTCGCTGACCGCGGCCACCTCGACATTCGGGTGATCCTGGAAGCCGAAGGCCGCGCCGAACTTGCACACGCCGTAGCCGACGATGC encodes:
- a CDS encoding Gfo/Idh/MocA family oxidoreductase encodes the protein MSHVFSRRHFIQSAAAGAGLLNLAAADNETIQGFDDTASNTVKNKEWAPVSDRKIRMGIVGYGVCKFGAAFGFQDHPNVEVAAVSDLFPDRCAELARVCRCDKTYPSLEELVKDPNIEAVFVATDAPSHCRHCIDVLAHGKHVATAVPAVWGSVEDAGKLLDAVKASGLNYMMFETSAYHDDCYAMREIYNAGGFGTIVYSEGEYYHYLATPIDSYKGWRIGCPPLWYPTHSTAYHTCVSGGGFTEVSCLGMPSELEWLQSGGNAYGNVFGTEIALLRTTEGGMSRMLMSKDTAGHGGETGRVRGQKGSMIGMNYDGLADISNLQLAKPPLPPGVDPGGHGGSHGYLGNEFIHSIIEERKPLVDIVAALKLTVCGIVAHESAQKDGELLKIPQFTL
- a CDS encoding Gfo/Idh/MocA family oxidoreductase, translating into MREDTISRRGFIRASAAAGAALALPQMTAASAARAIGANDRINLGLIGCGGRGRWILQNMVQPANANTALVAAADIWRLRQETYPDEAAGLYGLKPRMYADYRELLDDPDVDAVIIATPDHQHCRQTIDAVRAGKHVYVEKPIAPVASDLKELNECYDVVTDSKRAVQHGTQGMSCPAARAVKEFIAAGTLGRLFRAESNESLQVPFWVHYQGPETAEDTDWKAFLYNRKRRPFDAHQHACWMGYHDFSSGAIGGWMSHFINTFHFVTGCGCPVAATAFGGRYAHGNDPRCDAPDQVTVVLEYEEGFHAQFVSHFGSTLDSESTVLMFEKGMVRGRFGHDLGNIVYSSEGVDESIPEQKLLDFDPPYPGQAHVTNWFDCIRDGGLPRANMEYGYRHGIAVLLGDLAYVLGRRVVFDKEKRKIRPA